A portion of the Symphalangus syndactylus isolate Jambi chromosome 13, NHGRI_mSymSyn1-v2.1_pri, whole genome shotgun sequence genome contains these proteins:
- the WDR62 gene encoding WD repeat-containing protein 62 isoform X12, with product MSKTSTEWARFGQSSSTAPTFGTWSWTTYMKRYLLSSAIWSPSAILHIGKAGEILDSFPLFTSFQDNELVPYPLKVYPEFEDQRACLPSGSFLTCSSDNTIRFWNLDSSPDSHWQKNIFSNTLLKVVYVENDIRHLQDMSHFPDRGSENGTPMDVKAGVRVMQVSPDGQHLASGDRSGNLRIHELHFMDELVKVEAHDAEVLCLEYSKPETGLTLLASASRDRLIHVLNVEKNYNLEQTLDDHSSSITAIKFAGNRDIQMISCGADKSIYFRSAQQGSDGLHFVRTHHVAEKTTLYDMDIDITQKYVAVACQDRNVRVYNTVNGKQKKCYKGSQGDEGSLLKVHVDPSGTFLATSCSDKSISVIDFYSGECIAKMFGHSEIITSMKFTYDCHHLITVSGDSCVFIWHLGPEITNCMKQHLLEIDQQQQQQQHTKDKKRSGHPSGEAASSERLASTILTSSQEYVHMELSTGPGPRQVPNHQPICLYSLLTILIPGFRQDTYVSTPSEIRSLSPGEQTEDDLEEECEPEEMLKTPSKDSLDPDPRCLLTNGKLPLWAKRLLGDDDVADGLAFHAKRSYQPHGRWAERASQEPLKTILDAQDLDCYFTPMKPESLENSILDSLEPQSLASLLSESESPQEAGRGHPSFLPQQKESSEASELILYSLEAEVTVTGTDSQYCGKEVEAGPGDQQGDSYVRVSSDSPKDQSPPEDSGESEADLECSFAAIHSPSPPPDPTPWFATSLPHFPGCTGPTEDELSLPEGPSVPSSSLPQTPEQEKFLRHHFETLTESPCRELFPAALGDVEASEAEDYFFNPRLSISTQFFSSLQKASRFTHTFPPRATQRLVKSPEVKLMDRGGSQPRAGTGYASPDGTHVLAAGKAEETLDAWCPSSPCRTSLASCVPASSVLPIDRKLPTPTSAPTPGLAQGVHAPSTCSYMEATASSRARISRSISLGDSEGPIVATLAQPLCRPSSVGELASLGQELQAITTAATPNLGSEGQEPALHSWGNHEARANLRLTLSSVCDGLLLPPMDAQPGITVPAVSFPTPSPVEESALRLHGSAFHPSIPAPESPGLPAHPSNPQLPEAGPGIPGGTASLPEPTSGALSLFQGSPAHWSEPWVPAEALPPSPLELSRVGNILHRLQTTFQEALDLYRVLVSSGQVDTGQQQAQTELVSTFLWIHGQLEAECLVGTSVAPAQALPSPGPPSPPMLCPLASPDLQTLLEHYSELLVQAVRRKARGH from the exons GTGTATCCTGAGTTTGAAGACCAGAGAGCTTGTTTGCCATCAGGATCCTTTCTGACTTGTTCTTCAGACAACACCATTCGCTTCTGGAACTTGGACAGTAGCCCTGATTCTCACTGGCAGAAAAACATCTTCAGCAAT ACCCTGCTGAAGGTCGTGTATGTGGAGAATGACATCCGGCACCTGCAGGACATGTCACACTTCCCAGACCGGGGGAGCGAGAACGGGACGCCCATGGACGTGAAAGCCGGGGTGCGGGTCATGCAGGTCAGTCCTGACGGCCAGCATTTGGCTTCAGGCGACCGAAGTGGAAATCTGAG GATCCACGAGCTGCACTTCATGGACGAGCTGGTCAAGGTGGAGGCCCATGATGCTGAGGTGCTGTGCCTGGAGTACTCCAAGCCAGAGACGG GGCTGACCTTGCTGGCCTCAGCCAGTCGGGACCGGCTGATCCATGTGCTGAACGTGGAGAAGAACTACAACCTGGAACAGACACTGGATGACCACTCCTCCTCCATCACTGCCATCAAGTTTGCTG GCAACAGAGACATCCAGATGATCAGCTGTGGGGCCGACAAGAGCATCTACTTTCGCAGTGCCCAGCAG GGTTCAGATGGACTACACTTTGTCCGTACCCACCACGTAGCAGAGAAAACCACCTTGTATGACATGGACATTGACATCACCCAGAAGTACGTGGCCGTGGCCTGCCAGGACCGCAATGTGAG AGTCTACAACACTGTGAACGGGAAGCAGAAGAAGTGCTACAAGGGCTCCCAGGGTGACGAAGGGTCCTTGCTGAAG GTCCATGTGGACCCCTCAGGCACCTTCCTGGCCACCAGCTGCTCTGACAAAAGCATCTCAGTGATTGACTTTTACTCGGGAGAGTGCATTGCCAAGATGTTTGGCCATTCAG AAATTATTACCAGCATGAAGTTCACCTATGACTGTCATCACTTGATCACAGTATCCGGAGACAG CTGCGTGTTCATCTGGCACCTGGGCCCGGAGATCACCAACTGCATGAAGCAGCACTTGCTGGAGAtcgaccagcagcagcagcagcagcagcacacaAAGGACAAGAAGCGGAGCGGCCACCCCAG TGGGGAGGCGGCATCAAGTGAGAGACTTGCCAGCACCATCTTGACCAGCAGCCAAGAATATGTTCACATGGAGCTTAGCACAGGGCCCGGCCCTAGGCAAGTCCCCAACCACCAGCCCATTTGCCTGTATTCTCTCCTTACCATCCTCATTCCTGGCTTTAGACAAGATACATATGTGTCCACACCTAGTGAGATTCGCTCCCTGAGCCCTGGAGAGCAAACAGAGGATGATCTGGAGGAAGAGTGTGAGCCAGAAGAGATGCTGAAGACACCATCCAAAGACAGCTTGGATCCAG ATCCTCGGTGCCTGCTAACCAATGGCAAGCTGCCACTGTGGGCAAAGCGGCTG CTAGGGGACGATGATGTGGCAGATGGCTTGGCCTTCCACGCCAAGCGCAGCTACCAGCCCCACGGCCGCTGGGCAGAGCGGGCCAGCCAAGAGCccctcaagaccatcctggatgcCCAGGACCTGGATTGCTACTTTACCCCCATGAAGCCCGAGAGTCTGGAAAACTCCATTCTGGATTCActggagccacagagcctggccagcTTGCTGAGTGAG TCAGAGAGTCCCCAGGAAGCTGGCCGCGGGCACCCCTCCTTCCTGCCCCAACAGAAGGAATCATCTGAGGCCAGTGAGCTCATCCTCTACTCTCTGGAGGCAGAAGTGACAGTCACAGGGACAGACAG CCAGTATTGCGGGAAGGAGGTGGAGGCCGGGCCTGGAGACCAGCAGGGCGACTCCTACGTCAGGGTGTCCTCCGACAGCCCAAAGGACCAGAGCCCACCTGAGG ACTCAGGGGAGTCAGAGGCCGACCTGGAGTGCAGCTTTGCAGCCATCCACTCCCCATCTCCGCCTCCTGACCCCACCCCTTGGTTTGCCACATCTCTGCCCCATTTCCCAG GATGCACAGGTCCCACAGAAGATGAGCTGTCCCTGCCCGAGGGACCCAGCGTCCCCAGCAGCTCCCTACCCCAGACTCCGGAGCAGGAGAAGTTCCTCCGTCACCACTTTGAGACACTGACAGAGTCCCCCTGCAGAG AGCTCTTCCCCGCGGCTCTGGGAGACGTGGAGGCCTCTGAAGCTGAAGACTACTTCTTCAATCCACGCCTAAGCATCTCCACGCAGTTCTTCTCAAGCCTCCAGAAGGCATCCAG GTTCACCCATACCTTCCCTCCCCGGGCAACCCAGCGCCTTGTGAAGTCTCCAGAGGTCAAGCTCATGGACCGAGGTGGAAGCCAGCCCAGAGCAGGTACTGGCTACGCCTCCCCAGACGGGACCCAC GTCCTCGCTGCAGGGAAGGCTGAAGAGACCCTGGATGCCTGGTGCCCATCAT CTCCCTGCCGTACGAGCCTGGCGTCCTGTGTCCCTGCTTCCTCCGTGCTGCCCATAGACAGGAAGCTCCCAACGCCCACATCTGCACCCACCCCAGGCCTGGCTCAGGGTGTCCACGCCCCCTCCACCTGTTCCTACATGGAGGCCACTGCCAGCTCCCGTGCCAGGATATCACGCAGCATCTCCCTCGGTGACAGCGAGGGCCCTATTGTGGCCACGCTGGCCCAGCCCCTCTGTAGGCCATCGTCCGTTGGGGAGCTGGCCTCCTTGGGCCAGGAGCTTCAGGCCATCACCACTGCAGCAACACCCAATTTGGGCAGCGAGGGCCAAGAGCCTGCCCTGCATTCCTGGGGCAACCACGAGGCCCGGGCAAACCTGAGACTGACCCTGTCAAGTGTCTGCGATGGGCTCCTGCTGCCCCCCATGGATGCCCAGCCTGGCATCACCGTCCCGGCAGTGAGCTTCCCAACCCCTAGCCCCGTGGAAGAGAGCGCCCTGAGGCTCCATGGCTCTGCCTTTCACCCAAGTATCCCAGCTCCTGAGTCCCCTGGCCTTCCTGCCCACCCCAGTAACCCCCAGCTTCCAGAGGCTGGACCTGGCATCCCTGGCGGCACTGCCTCCCTCCCGGAGCCCACCTCCG GTGCACTCAGTCTGTTCCAGGGCAGCCCTGCCCACTGGAGTGAGCCCTGGGTGCCAGCTGAAGCCCTGCCCCCATCCCCCCTTGAGCTgagcagggtggggaacatcTTGCACAGGCTGCAGACCACCTTCCAAGAAGCCCTCGACCTTTACCGTGTG TTGGTCTCCAGTGGCCAAGTGGACACCGGGCAGCAGCAGGCACAGACTGAGCTGGTCTCCACCTTCCTGTGGATCCACGGCCAGCTGGAGGCCGAATGCCTGGTGGGGACTAGTGTggccccagcccaggccctgcccagcccaggaCCCCCGTCCCCACCGATGCTGTGCCCCCTGGCCAGCCCAGACCTGCAGACCCTGCTGGAACACTACTCAGAGCTGCTGGTGCAGGCCGTACGGAGGAAGGCACGGGGACACTGA